One segment of Arcanobacterium haemolyticum DSM 20595 DNA contains the following:
- a CDS encoding LytR C-terminal domain-containing protein: MSTQYDPRAEYRKRIQQRQTVIFGSISAVMAFLLVFGTLIWVGIIPAPFNVGFSSKVEPTATVPCPSDNAKPKDLATLTTRIYNSTSVSGQAGAVGQALSSLGVTVTETTNWNGKPLPESTRLIAGKKGIDGAYTLRAYFPGATIHFDANTNSDVIDVVIGKKFTETHIGPTDEEKSSSMEPIKNCTSVN; this comes from the coding sequence GTGAGCACCCAATATGATCCACGCGCGGAATACCGCAAGCGAATTCAGCAACGGCAAACAGTCATCTTCGGTTCTATCTCAGCCGTGATGGCCTTCCTTCTTGTGTTCGGAACACTGATTTGGGTTGGTATTATCCCAGCACCATTTAATGTTGGATTCTCTTCAAAAGTTGAACCAACAGCAACCGTCCCTTGCCCATCGGACAACGCCAAGCCAAAGGATCTTGCTACACTCACAACACGTATCTACAACTCCACCTCAGTCAGTGGGCAAGCCGGCGCAGTCGGCCAAGCGTTAAGCTCCCTCGGCGTCACGGTTACAGAAACTACCAATTGGAATGGCAAGCCACTTCCAGAATCCACTCGCCTTATCGCGGGCAAGAAGGGAATCGACGGCGCTTACACACTCCGCGCTTACTTCCCGGGTGCCACGATTCATTTTGATGCGAACACTAATTCCGACGTAATCGACGTCGTCATCGGCAAAAAATTCACCGAAACTCATATCGGCCCCACCGATGAAGAAAAATCCTCATCAATGGAGCCGATCAAAAACTGTACGTCGGTTAATTAA
- a CDS encoding uracil-xanthine permease family protein, with protein sequence MSQLFTWKLHGDGTKITPGEIVPPNERLSWPITFGVGAQHMVAMFGATFLVPLLTGFDPATTLFFTGVGTILFILITSGRVPSYLGSSFAFLAPIGAVTGYVANGGKPLSDELASLAQGGIIMTGALLALIGVAAHFAGTRWIDVLMPPVVTGAIVSLIGFNLAPSAWNNVKAAPVTAVVTIVAILLATVLFKGIMGRLSILIGVIVGYVTAIIRGEVDFGAVAAADIVGLPHFRAPSFDLSLFALFIPVVLVLVAENVGHVKSVSAMTGENLDAYTGRALFADGMATIVAGSGGGSATTTYAENIGVMAATRIYSTVAYLVAAGFALCLSMLPKFGAAIATIPAGVLGGAATVLYGMIGMLGIRIWVQNKVDFSDPVNLNTASVAMIVAIANYTLFVGNLEFSGIALGSFGAIVIYHVMRGLSRWRGTTIEPATPASAPAGAELEQGALVREP encoded by the coding sequence ATGTCGCAGCTTTTCACGTGGAAACTCCACGGGGACGGAACAAAAATCACTCCAGGGGAGATCGTTCCACCGAATGAACGGCTTTCATGGCCCATTACGTTTGGTGTTGGTGCTCAACACATGGTGGCCATGTTTGGAGCGACATTCCTAGTTCCACTATTGACTGGTTTCGACCCGGCAACAACTTTGTTCTTCACCGGCGTTGGAACCATTCTTTTTATCCTCATCACGTCCGGCCGCGTGCCGTCCTACTTGGGATCCTCGTTCGCGTTCCTCGCTCCGATTGGCGCCGTGACCGGGTATGTTGCGAACGGCGGCAAGCCGCTGAGCGATGAACTTGCGTCGCTGGCCCAGGGCGGAATCATCATGACCGGCGCTCTGCTGGCCCTGATCGGCGTGGCCGCCCACTTCGCCGGCACCCGCTGGATCGACGTGTTGATGCCACCAGTTGTGACCGGCGCGATCGTTTCGCTCATTGGTTTCAACTTGGCGCCGTCCGCATGGAACAACGTGAAGGCCGCTCCGGTTACCGCAGTGGTGACGATCGTGGCGATCTTGCTGGCAACGGTGCTGTTCAAGGGAATCATGGGGCGCCTCTCAATCCTGATCGGCGTGATTGTCGGATACGTGACGGCGATTATTCGTGGCGAAGTTGATTTCGGTGCGGTGGCGGCCGCGGATATCGTTGGGTTGCCACACTTCCGCGCACCATCGTTTGATCTGAGCCTGTTTGCCCTCTTCATTCCAGTAGTTTTGGTGCTGGTTGCGGAGAACGTGGGGCACGTGAAGTCTGTTTCCGCGATGACTGGTGAGAACTTGGATGCCTACACCGGCCGTGCACTTTTCGCCGACGGCATGGCAACCATAGTTGCCGGTTCCGGTGGCGGTTCTGCAACAACAACGTATGCCGAAAACATCGGCGTCATGGCCGCTACGCGCATCTACTCTACTGTTGCTTACCTGGTGGCGGCAGGGTTTGCTCTCTGCCTGTCCATGTTGCCGAAGTTCGGTGCGGCCATCGCGACGATTCCAGCTGGTGTTCTTGGCGGTGCTGCGACCGTGCTTTATGGGATGATTGGCATGCTGGGTATTCGGATTTGGGTTCAGAATAAGGTGGACTTCTCTGATCCAGTCAACCTCAACACCGCGTCCGTAGCGATGATTGTAGCAATCGCGAACTACACGTTATTCGTGGGCAACCTAGAATTCTCTGGAATCGCGTTGGGATCCTTCGGCGCGATCGTGATTTACCATGTGATGCGCGGACTGTCCCGGTGGCGTGGTACGACAATCGAGCCGGCTACTCCAGCTTCCGCACCTGCAGGTGCAGAGTTGGAACAGGGCGCGCTTGTGCGGGAACCGTGA
- a CDS encoding ASCH domain-containing protein: protein MNVPEPVAEELAAFWTRAKTRSKLAEVPGVLAYTDVVSVEPPSFALGDGTRALADELARLVLDGTKCATSSYAPLYDHAEESYPRVGDLSILLDGNAHPVALLRNRQVEIVPFNEITESIVKAEGEGDVSQWRAKNAHIFATESAEIGVEFDESAPVVVEYFDVMYRVDTDVA from the coding sequence ATGAACGTTCCAGAACCTGTGGCAGAAGAACTGGCAGCATTTTGGACCCGCGCCAAAACTCGTTCTAAGCTCGCAGAAGTTCCCGGCGTGCTCGCATACACCGATGTAGTTTCCGTGGAACCGCCATCATTCGCCTTGGGCGATGGCACGCGTGCACTCGCGGATGAACTGGCCCGCTTGGTTCTGGACGGCACCAAGTGTGCAACATCCAGCTACGCGCCGCTCTACGATCATGCAGAAGAATCCTATCCCCGTGTTGGTGATCTCTCGATCCTGCTAGATGGTAACGCCCATCCGGTTGCTCTCCTTCGCAATCGCCAGGTAGAAATCGTCCCATTTAATGAGATAACAGAGTCCATTGTGAAAGCAGAAGGCGAAGGAGACGTCTCCCAGTGGCGCGCCAAAAACGCTCACATTTTTGCAACAGAATCCGCGGAAATCGGCGTGGAATTTGACGAAAGTGCGCCCGTCGTCGTCGAATATTTTGACGTCATGTACCGTGTGGATACGGACGTAGCGTAA
- the rlmB gene encoding 23S rRNA (guanosine(2251)-2'-O)-methyltransferase RlmB — MAGHFGRPGAVRKGPKKGTRVGSGGQRRRGLEGKGPTPKAEERTYHPAYKKKVAREAAAVKAAGPKLRGHLHTPEGYELVSGRNPVVEIVASGIPFSRVFVVGSLANDERVATVLRAATESGAELIEVTRFELDKMTDGQVHQGIALEIPPYEYVDVEELVALGHDHLEPGLIVALDSVTDPHNLGAAMRSASAFRADGVLIPERRSAGVNATVWKVSAGAAARVPVARETNLVRALEDLKAQGYFVVGLDGGGDATVDTLDMADVPLVIVTGSEGKGLSRLVRDTCDVIASIPIASDMESLNAAVATGIALYQIDVKRRNFHQKKA; from the coding sequence ATGGCAGGTCATTTCGGGCGTCCAGGAGCAGTACGTAAGGGGCCCAAAAAGGGTACACGTGTGGGGTCTGGCGGTCAGCGTCGCCGCGGCCTTGAAGGTAAAGGGCCAACACCTAAGGCTGAAGAACGTACATACCATCCGGCTTACAAGAAGAAAGTGGCGCGTGAAGCCGCTGCTGTGAAGGCTGCTGGGCCGAAGTTGCGCGGGCATTTGCATACGCCTGAAGGTTACGAATTGGTGAGCGGGCGCAATCCAGTTGTAGAAATTGTGGCCTCCGGTATCCCGTTCAGTCGCGTTTTTGTTGTGGGTTCGTTGGCTAACGACGAACGAGTGGCCACCGTTCTTCGGGCCGCTACCGAATCTGGTGCGGAACTTATTGAAGTGACTCGTTTTGAGCTGGACAAGATGACTGACGGTCAGGTCCACCAGGGTATCGCCTTGGAAATCCCGCCATATGAATACGTAGATGTAGAAGAACTTGTGGCGCTTGGCCACGATCACTTAGAACCAGGGCTCATTGTGGCATTGGATTCCGTGACTGATCCGCACAACCTGGGTGCGGCTATGCGTTCGGCATCTGCGTTCCGTGCAGATGGTGTATTGATTCCTGAACGCCGGAGTGCTGGTGTGAATGCTACCGTGTGGAAAGTTTCTGCAGGCGCGGCGGCGCGTGTGCCCGTTGCACGTGAAACAAACCTGGTGCGTGCGCTAGAAGATCTGAAAGCTCAAGGATACTTTGTTGTTGGGCTTGATGGTGGGGGAGATGCTACCGTTGATACGCTCGATATGGCAGATGTTCCACTGGTTATCGTGACTGGTTCGGAAGGCAAGGGCCTTTCACGCCTGGTTCGCGATACATGTGATGTTATTGCTTCCATTCCGATCGCATCGGATATGGAATCGCTCAACGCAGCCGTTGCAACCGGTATTGCGCTCTATCAGATCGATGTTAAGCGTCGTAACTTCCATCAAAAGAAGGCGTAA
- the cysS gene encoding cysteine--tRNA ligase codes for MALHIYDSATRAMREFTSLVPGKVGIYLCGATVQGSPHIGHMRSAVAFDVLVRWLRRSGYETTMVRNVTDIDDKILAKSADAGREFWAHAYIYENEFTQAYDALGVLRPTYEPRATGHVPEMIAFIARLIERGHAYPGDSGNVYFDVASLADYGSLTRQTLDDFNDDAAVEPDKRNPRDFALWKAAKPGEPASASWDTPWGRGRPGWHLECSAMAGKYLGESFDIHGGGIDLRFPHHENEQAQSHGAGYGFAQYWMHNAWVTIDGEKMSKSLGNSLIVSRILEEYPAVVVRLALGAVHYRSTVAYSDRTLAEAGAVWDRLAGFVRRAIDAVGEVPAEEVAGIGLAELPDEFVDAMDDDVNVSAALAVIHEHVTAGNNAIAAEEHVEIRQEQALVRAMLDVLGLDPCASPWHEESSAGSDYHEALDSLVHAILNERAAARAAKDWARADALRDSLQTAGIQVEDSAAGARWKIGEK; via the coding sequence ATGGCACTACATATCTATGACTCCGCTACGCGGGCTATGCGCGAATTTACGTCTCTTGTACCTGGCAAGGTGGGCATTTATTTGTGTGGTGCAACCGTTCAGGGTTCGCCGCACATCGGGCACATGCGTTCTGCAGTGGCGTTTGACGTGTTGGTTCGGTGGCTTCGCCGGTCCGGTTACGAAACTACGATGGTACGTAACGTGACTGATATTGATGATAAGATTTTGGCGAAATCGGCGGACGCTGGGCGGGAGTTTTGGGCGCACGCCTACATTTACGAAAATGAATTCACGCAGGCGTACGATGCGTTGGGCGTGTTGCGGCCAACGTATGAACCGCGCGCTACCGGCCACGTTCCGGAAATGATTGCGTTTATCGCGCGCTTGATTGAGCGCGGGCATGCGTATCCTGGCGATTCCGGGAATGTGTATTTTGACGTGGCATCGTTGGCTGATTACGGTTCCTTGACGCGCCAAACGTTGGATGATTTTAATGACGACGCCGCGGTGGAACCTGACAAGCGCAACCCGCGTGATTTTGCGCTGTGGAAGGCCGCGAAGCCGGGCGAACCGGCCAGCGCATCATGGGATACCCCGTGGGGGCGTGGCCGGCCAGGCTGGCATTTGGAATGCTCGGCGATGGCCGGGAAATATTTGGGCGAAAGCTTTGATATCCACGGGGGCGGGATCGATTTGCGCTTCCCTCACCATGAAAACGAGCAGGCACAATCGCATGGGGCGGGCTACGGGTTTGCGCAATATTGGATGCATAATGCGTGGGTGACTATCGACGGCGAAAAGATGAGCAAATCTTTGGGAAATTCGTTGATTGTATCCCGGATTTTGGAAGAGTATCCTGCGGTTGTTGTGCGGCTGGCACTGGGGGCAGTGCATTACCGTTCTACCGTGGCGTATTCGGATCGCACTTTGGCAGAAGCGGGGGCGGTATGGGATCGTCTGGCTGGCTTTGTGCGGCGGGCAATTGATGCTGTTGGTGAGGTTCCTGCAGAAGAAGTGGCGGGTATTGGGCTTGCCGAACTCCCGGATGAGTTCGTTGATGCGATGGATGATGATGTGAATGTTTCTGCCGCGCTGGCAGTGATTCACGAACATGTGACTGCCGGAAATAATGCGATTGCGGCTGAAGAACACGTAGAGATTCGCCAGGAACAGGCACTTGTTCGTGCTATGCTCGACGTTCTTGGGCTTGATCCATGTGCTTCGCCGTGGCATGAAGAATCCTCGGCAGGATCTGATTATCACGAAGCGTTGGATTCGTTGGTCCACGCGATTTTGAATGAACGAGCTGCCGCGCGTGCGGCAAAGGACTGGGCACGAGCAGACGCCTTGCGTGATTCACTGCAGACTGCTGGTATTCAGGTAGAAGATTCGGCGGCGGGTGCTCGCTGGAAGATCGGAGAAAAATAA
- a CDS encoding MFS transporter, translating to MSTETMPLPSNDAFPYPTETTAPEAATKKTNPFTKKVIYWGLWDWGSAAFNAIVTTFIFAFYISNPKLFGDHANSYLGWALGIAGIIIALIAPALGQTVDRSGKRATVLSVTTLGTAAIIALLFFVKPGEDYLLLGLVLVGIGNILFETGSVVYNSLLSDLAKKEHYGRISGFGWGLGYLGGIVLLLILFIGFISPEVGWFGVTSVEGLNVRVSMLIAAAWLAGFSLPLIFTLKNKARVEDNAVAGFSHAYRELFRSIVDLWHKDRIVLWFLISSAIYRDGLAGVFSFGAIIAGVAFGFSSSEVIVFGIAANVVAGIFTIGFGWLDDRIGAAKVIIFSVGSMVVLGTCVFVFHDGIFGFSGHDAYWAFGLALCVFVGPTQSASRTYLARLAPPGEEAEIFGLYATTGRAASPLAPLLYASAISMGAWLLNISQEEAAYFGVMGIVVVLFLGLVAFIPVARHAKVQKER from the coding sequence ATGAGTACAGAAACAATGCCTCTACCAAGTAATGACGCCTTTCCGTATCCAACGGAAACCACAGCACCAGAGGCCGCTACAAAGAAAACGAACCCTTTCACCAAAAAAGTGATCTATTGGGGTTTGTGGGATTGGGGTTCGGCTGCGTTCAACGCGATCGTCACCACTTTCATCTTCGCCTTTTATATTTCCAACCCAAAGCTCTTCGGCGATCACGCCAACTCTTACCTCGGCTGGGCTCTGGGAATCGCAGGCATCATTATCGCCCTTATTGCTCCAGCATTGGGGCAGACTGTTGATCGTTCCGGCAAGCGCGCCACCGTTTTGTCTGTTACCACGTTGGGCACGGCAGCTATCATCGCACTGTTGTTCTTTGTGAAGCCTGGCGAAGATTACTTGTTGCTTGGCCTGGTTTTGGTGGGCATTGGCAATATTTTGTTCGAAACCGGTTCTGTTGTGTACAACTCTTTGCTTTCTGATTTGGCAAAGAAGGAGCACTATGGCCGCATTTCTGGTTTCGGCTGGGGCTTGGGCTACTTGGGTGGCATTGTTCTTTTGCTGATCTTGTTTATTGGTTTTATTAGCCCCGAGGTGGGTTGGTTTGGAGTCACGAGTGTTGAAGGTTTAAACGTTCGTGTATCCATGCTTATCGCTGCCGCATGGTTGGCTGGTTTTTCGCTCCCGTTGATTTTTACTCTCAAAAATAAGGCTCGTGTTGAGGACAACGCTGTTGCTGGTTTTAGCCATGCTTACCGCGAGTTGTTTCGTTCTATCGTTGACTTGTGGCATAAGGATCGCATTGTTTTGTGGTTCTTGATTTCTTCTGCGATTTATCGTGATGGTTTGGCTGGCGTTTTTTCGTTTGGTGCGATTATTGCTGGCGTTGCGTTCGGTTTTTCGAGTTCAGAAGTTATCGTGTTTGGTATTGCCGCGAACGTGGTTGCTGGTATTTTTACGATTGGTTTTGGCTGGTTGGACGATCGTATTGGGGCCGCTAAGGTTATTATTTTCTCGGTTGGCTCGATGGTTGTGTTGGGCACGTGCGTTTTCGTGTTCCACGATGGTATTTTCGGTTTCTCTGGCCACGATGCGTATTGGGCTTTTGGTCTGGCGTTGTGTGTTTTTGTGGGGCCAACTCAGTCGGCGTCACGCACGTATTTGGCGCGTTTGGCGCCTCCTGGCGAAGAAGCGGAGATTTTTGGTTTATACGCAACGACTGGGCGTGCAGCTTCTCCGTTGGCTCCGTTGTTGTACGCTTCCGCGATTTCTATGGGGGCGTGGTTGCTTAATATTTCCCAAGAAGAGGCAGCGTATTTTGGCGTGATGGGAATTGTTGTGGTTTTGTTCCTTGGTTTAGTGGCGTTTATTCCTGTGGCACGGCACGCTAAGGTTCAAAAGGAGCGTTAA
- the ispF gene encoding 2-C-methyl-D-erythritol 2,4-cyclodiphosphate synthase, whose amino-acid sequence MITDMRVGTAIDTHAFSADPHRTLYLACLEWPGEQALEGHSDADVVAHAAADALLIASGIGELGTVFGVDRPEWAGASGTALLTESVRLVANAGWTIMNVTVQLLGQKPRFAPRKMEAEKAMTAVVGAPVSVSATTTDHLGFVGRKEGLAAIATALVVKKCGG is encoded by the coding sequence ATGATCACCGATATGCGAGTTGGAACAGCGATCGATACCCACGCATTTTCCGCAGATCCACACCGTACGCTCTACCTCGCCTGCCTAGAATGGCCAGGAGAACAAGCACTCGAAGGGCATTCGGATGCAGACGTGGTAGCACACGCTGCCGCCGATGCCCTCCTGATCGCATCAGGAATTGGCGAACTTGGCACAGTATTTGGCGTAGACCGTCCAGAATGGGCAGGAGCATCAGGAACAGCGCTCCTTACTGAATCAGTACGCCTAGTCGCCAACGCAGGCTGGACCATCATGAACGTCACAGTACAGTTGCTCGGCCAAAAACCACGTTTTGCACCACGTAAGATGGAAGCGGAAAAGGCGATGACCGCCGTCGTCGGCGCACCCGTTTCAGTATCCGCAACCACAACCGACCATCTCGGATTCGTAGGCCGCAAAGAAGGACTCGCAGCGATCGCAACGGCGCTCGTCGTCAAAAAATGTGGCGGCTGA
- the ispD gene encoding 2-C-methyl-D-erythritol 4-phosphate cytidylyltransferase: protein MSWSAIIAGAGSGSRLGSPIPKALVHLHGEALIVHAVRSMKDAGIEQIIVTIPEGYAAQFESELSHANLTAQLVVGGSTRQESVANGLRHVTTDYVLVHDAARSLTPQAMIHRVMETIEAGTPAVIPALPVIDTIKQVDCTEKVVATVQREHLRSVQTPQGFSAALLRTAHTFSEQLSVSEASAITDDASLIELMGQPVTVVRGDSCALKITTPFDLAVAELLITTHQAGKA from the coding sequence ATGAGCTGGAGCGCTATTATCGCAGGTGCAGGATCAGGAAGCCGTCTAGGTTCCCCTATTCCTAAAGCACTCGTTCACCTTCACGGTGAAGCACTGATCGTACACGCTGTGCGCTCAATGAAAGATGCGGGCATCGAACAAATTATTGTGACCATCCCAGAAGGCTATGCGGCCCAGTTCGAATCAGAATTATCGCACGCAAACCTCACCGCCCAACTGGTTGTTGGCGGATCTACCCGTCAAGAATCAGTAGCGAACGGCTTGCGGCACGTTACTACCGACTACGTGTTAGTTCATGATGCGGCCAGATCGCTCACCCCGCAGGCGATGATTCACCGGGTTATGGAGACGATTGAAGCAGGAACACCTGCCGTGATCCCAGCTCTACCGGTAATCGACACAATAAAACAGGTGGATTGCACCGAAAAAGTAGTGGCCACCGTACAACGTGAACACTTACGTTCAGTTCAAACACCTCAAGGATTCAGCGCCGCGCTACTCCGCACAGCCCACACCTTCAGCGAACAGCTGAGCGTATCTGAAGCCAGTGCAATAACTGACGACGCCTCGCTGATCGAACTCATGGGCCAACCCGTAACTGTGGTCCGTGGTGATTCCTGCGCCCTCAAAATCACTACACCATTCGATTTAGCGGTTGCAGAACTTCTCATAACCACCCATCAAGCAGGCAAGGCATAA
- a CDS encoding CarD family transcriptional regulator, whose translation MSFKVGETVVYPHHGAAYIEDISEKMMRGEKRLYLTLRIIQGDMVIQVPADSIEQVGLRDVSNDEQLERVFAVLREENVEEPSNWSRRYKANGEKLTSGDVNKVAEVVRDLTRRNSDRGLSAGEKRMLAQARGILGSEVALGRGISDEEAAELLNEILGEFTPSPDSSESAGTPESAESAE comes from the coding sequence ATGAGCTTCAAAGTCGGAGAAACGGTCGTTTACCCTCACCATGGGGCTGCGTACATTGAAGATATTTCAGAAAAGATGATGCGTGGAGAAAAGCGCCTTTATCTCACTCTGCGTATCATTCAAGGTGATATGGTGATCCAGGTCCCAGCAGATTCAATCGAACAGGTTGGTTTGCGGGATGTATCTAACGATGAACAACTTGAACGCGTTTTTGCTGTGTTGCGTGAAGAAAATGTTGAAGAACCATCCAACTGGTCACGCCGGTACAAGGCCAATGGTGAAAAACTCACGTCAGGTGATGTCAATAAGGTTGCTGAAGTTGTCCGCGATCTTACCCGCCGCAATAGCGATCGTGGCCTTTCCGCAGGTGAAAAACGTATGCTCGCTCAAGCCCGTGGAATTCTAGGTTCAGAAGTTGCACTAGGCCGCGGAATTAGCGATGAAGAAGCAGCTGAACTACTCAACGAAATTCTTGGAGAGTTCACACCTTCTCCTGATAGCTCCGAATCTGCCGGAACACCAGAATCCGCAGAATCTGCTGAATAA
- a CDS encoding response regulator transcription factor — protein MVTVLIVDDEATFRDVLRFNLNRDGYDVLTASNGVQALDVYKKADVILLDLMLPEMSGEDVCRKIRQHSSVPIIMVTAKESEIDKVVGLEIGADDYVTKPYSYRELVARIRAILRRTGAEPATEEPQPITIGRVTIDPVAHVVYVDHQPISMPLREYELLEYLMENAGRVVTRGQILDRIWGIGYVGDSKTLDVHVKRIRSKIEKDPVNPSLLVTVRGVGYKIVTPSA, from the coding sequence ATGGTTACGGTGTTGATTGTTGATGATGAAGCAACATTCCGCGATGTTTTGCGTTTTAACCTCAATCGCGATGGGTATGACGTCCTTACTGCGTCCAACGGCGTGCAAGCGCTCGATGTGTATAAGAAAGCGGACGTCATCTTGCTTGATCTCATGTTGCCCGAAATGAGTGGAGAAGATGTGTGCCGGAAGATTCGGCAACATTCGTCCGTGCCCATCATTATGGTGACAGCCAAAGAAAGTGAAATAGATAAAGTTGTTGGCTTAGAAATCGGTGCAGATGACTATGTGACAAAACCGTATTCCTACCGTGAACTAGTGGCTCGAATTCGTGCGATCTTACGGCGAACTGGAGCAGAACCTGCCACGGAAGAACCACAACCGATCACGATTGGGCGAGTAACTATCGATCCTGTAGCACACGTTGTTTACGTTGATCATCAGCCGATCAGCATGCCACTTCGTGAATATGAACTACTCGAATACTTGATGGAGAACGCAGGACGAGTAGTCACTCGCGGTCAAATCTTGGATCGAATCTGGGGAATAGGCTATGTGGGCGATTCAAAAACGCTAGACGTTCATGTGAAACGCATCAGATCTAAGATCGAAAAAGATCCGGTAAACCCCTCACTGCTGGTGACAGTACGCGGAGTTGGATACAAGATCGTCACGCCCTCAGCATAG
- a CDS encoding sensor histidine kinase, with translation MPEGLTFVMGLILGALIAVGASVAFIVSERQHRAESRREREGALESATSVFNALPQAHIVIDAHDRIVRASPRAYAYGLIWEAQLRADVADLIRDARARGKIVDADLVVPRETMDEAADLRLWLRAAPVEGDHILVLLEDMTAKRRLEETRRDFVANVSHELKTPVGAVRLLAETIHSVADEPEHVRHFSEKMMAESERLGNLVKEIIQLSQLQEGDSLADSDVVSVDQVIEEALDRVRIEAENRNVSLISGGRSGLRVYGDQALLTTAIRNLLDNAVRYSRPHSRVSISAINQDGEVHVIVLDQGEGIEPDVQPRIFERFYRGDKARSRETGGSGLGLAIVKHVVADHGGRIKLWSEVGKGSTFTVILPEAYTPDMLEEAQRQGRGSTVEGE, from the coding sequence ATGCCTGAAGGTTTAACGTTTGTGATGGGTTTGATCCTGGGAGCTTTAATAGCTGTCGGGGCATCTGTTGCGTTTATTGTGAGTGAACGCCAGCATCGTGCCGAATCGCGGCGTGAAAGAGAAGGGGCGCTTGAATCTGCAACGTCTGTTTTTAACGCCCTGCCTCAAGCCCATATTGTGATTGATGCCCATGATCGGATCGTACGTGCCTCTCCTCGTGCGTATGCGTATGGGCTGATTTGGGAGGCGCAACTTCGGGCCGATGTGGCTGATCTTATTCGGGATGCCCGGGCTCGCGGGAAAATCGTTGATGCTGATCTGGTTGTTCCACGCGAAACCATGGATGAAGCCGCTGATCTGCGGCTGTGGCTGCGTGCGGCGCCTGTAGAAGGCGATCATATTCTTGTGCTACTGGAGGATATGACTGCCAAACGGCGGCTTGAAGAAACCCGACGCGATTTTGTTGCCAACGTATCGCACGAATTAAAAACTCCGGTAGGAGCAGTGCGTCTACTTGCTGAAACGATTCATTCGGTGGCTGACGAACCTGAACACGTACGCCACTTCTCTGAGAAGATGATGGCAGAATCGGAACGGTTGGGCAACCTTGTTAAGGAAATCATTCAACTTTCTCAGCTCCAAGAAGGCGATTCTCTTGCCGATTCTGATGTTGTGTCTGTGGATCAGGTGATCGAAGAAGCGCTTGATCGAGTTCGGATAGAAGCCGAAAACAGGAATGTTTCCTTGATTTCTGGAGGTAGAAGTGGACTGCGTGTGTACGGTGATCAGGCGCTACTGACAACCGCTATCCGCAACCTTTTAGATAATGCTGTTCGGTATTCGCGCCCACATTCGCGCGTCTCTATCAGCGCGATAAATCAGGACGGAGAAGTTCACGTCATCGTCCTTGATCAAGGGGAAGGGATTGAACCAGATGTGCAACCGCGGATCTTCGAACGTTTCTATCGAGGTGACAAGGCGCGATCGCGTGAAACTGGCGGTTCTGGGCTCGGGCTTGCAATCGTTAAACACGTGGTGGCAGATCATGGCGGGCGAATCAAACTGTGGAGTGAAGTCGGCAAAGGATCAACATTCACGGTTATTCTTCCGGAAGCGTATACGCCGGATATGCTCGAAGAAGCACAACGGCAAGGCCGCGGTTCAACAGTGGAAGGTGAATGA
- the phoU gene encoding phosphate signaling complex protein PhoU: MREQFRQEMHDLTKTLTLEAQAAAKAMKRAAAALKNANLAVAEQVIDSDSRIDLLERHIDDMGISMLARQAPVASDLRTVVSALRLSSILERMGDLARHVAYVARGRYPQTPVEGDVFAILSRMADQAEIVGKKVAELIETHDLRLADAIIDDDDVLDDLHREIFSIVLDPGHDLSRQEIVDAVLLSRYLERYGDHAVSVANRMRFLVTGLEPN; encoded by the coding sequence GTGCGCGAACAATTTCGGCAAGAAATGCACGATTTAACAAAGACTCTCACGCTTGAAGCGCAGGCGGCTGCGAAAGCAATGAAGCGCGCGGCGGCCGCGTTGAAAAATGCGAACCTTGCAGTGGCAGAGCAGGTGATTGATTCAGATTCCCGTATTGATCTGCTGGAACGGCATATTGACGACATGGGGATTTCAATGCTTGCACGCCAGGCTCCAGTGGCGTCGGATCTGCGCACGGTTGTCTCCGCGTTGCGCCTTTCGTCAATTCTGGAGCGCATGGGCGATTTGGCGCGGCACGTTGCGTATGTGGCGCGTGGCCGCTACCCGCAAACTCCTGTTGAAGGCGACGTTTTCGCGATTCTATCCCGCATGGCCGATCAGGCAGAAATAGTTGGGAAGAAGGTTGCGGAGTTGATTGAAACGCACGATTTGCGTTTAGCGGATGCGATTATTGACGACGACGATGTTCTAGACGATCTGCATCGGGAAATTTTCTCGATCGTCCTTGATCCTGGGCATGATCTAAGCCGGCAGGAAATCGTGGATGCTGTACTGCTAAGCCGCTATTTGGAACGTTACGGCGATCACGCTGTTTCGGTTGCTAACCGTATGCGATTCCTCGTCACCGGATTAGAACCAAATTAA